One genomic segment of Panicum virgatum strain AP13 chromosome 2N, P.virgatum_v5, whole genome shotgun sequence includes these proteins:
- the LOC120661756 gene encoding uncharacterized protein LOC120661756 yields the protein MAAARACLVALAVAAALFLEGTAAAGNAGAAPLKQRRRQLLRQRQVRSHLKRLNKAPLATIESPDGDLIDCVHISNQPAFDHPFLKNHTIQMRPAYHPEGLYDESKVASQQQTQTITQMWHQNGKCPEDTIPIRRTKKEDVLRASSVRRYGKKRHRSTPNPMSVDPDMLNESGHQHAIAYVEGDKYYGAKATINVWQPKIEQANEFSLSQLWILGGSFGQDLNSIEAGWQVSPDLYGDNNTRLFTYWTSDAYQATGCYNLLCSGFIQINNQIAMGASIFPISNYGGSQYDINILVWKDPKEGNWWLQFGDNYVLGYWPSFLFSYLTDSASMIEWGGEVVNSEPDGSHTSTQMGSGHFPEEGFGKASYFKNIQVVDSSNNIKAPRGVGTFTEQSNCYDVQNGNNGDWGTYFYYGGPGKNSNCP from the exons gCGGCAGCGGCAGGTGCGCAGCCACCTCAAGCGCCTCAACAAGGCGCCGCTCGCCACCATCGAG AGCCCAGACGGTGACTTGATAGACTGCGTGCACATCTCCAACCAGCCTGCCTTCGATCACCCGTTCCTCAAGAACCACACCATCCAG ATGCGGCCTGCGTACCACCCGGAAGGCCTGTATGATGAGTCCAAGGTTGCATCTCAGCAGCAGACCCAGACCATCACCCAAATGTGGCATCAGAATGGCAAGTGCCCCGAGGACACGATACCTATCAGGAGGACCAAGAAGGAGGACGTCCTGAGAGCAAGCTCTGTGAGGAGGTATGGCAAGAAGAGGCACCGTAGCACCCCCAACCCCATGTCTGTTGACCCTGACATGCTCAATGAGAGTGGCCACCAG CACGCCATAGCTTATGTGGAGGGGGACAAGTACTATGGCGCCAAGGCCACCATCAATGTGTGGCAACCGAAGATCGAGCAGGCCAATGAATTCAGCCTGTCCCAGCTCTGGATCTTGGGGGGCTCCTTCGGCCAGGACCTCAACAGCATCGAAGCAGGATGGCAG GTTAGCCCAGACCTGTATGGAGACAACAACACTAGGCTCTTCACCTACTGGACT AGTGATGCGTATCAAGCAACAGGATGCTACAACCTATTGTGCTCGGGGTTCATCCAGATAAACAATCAGATCGCCATGGGCGCCAGCATCTTCCCCATCTCCAATTATGGTGGCTCCCAATATGACATCAATATTTTGGTGTGGAAG GACCCAAAGGAGGGCAACTGGTGGTTGCAGTTCGGTGACAATTACGTTCTGGGCTACTGGCCATCCTTCCTCTTCTCCTACCTGACTGACAGTGCCTCCATGATCGAGTGGGGTGGCGAGGTAGTGAACTCGGAGCCTGACGGCAGCCACACCTCCACGCAGATGGGTAGTGGCCACTTCCCGGAGGAAGGGTTTGGCAAGGCCAGCTACTTCAAGAACATCCAGGTGGTGGACTCGTCCAACAACATCAAGGCGCCAAGGGGCGTGGGCACCTTCACCGAGCAGTCCAACTGCTACGACGTGCAGAACGGCAACAATGGCGACTGGGGCACTTACTTCTACTACGGCGGTCCCGGGAAGAACTCTAACTGTCCATAG
- the LOC120658988 gene encoding cytochrome P450 89A2-like: METSWSWLLLAGALLLSLLALRRHARNRRLPPGPPAVPLFGNLLWLRHSAADVEPLLLKLFQQYGPVVTLRMGSRLAVFVADRRLAHAALVGAGAVTIANRPKPATSALLGVGGNIITNADYGPLWRLLRRNLVAETLHPSRVRLFAPARAWVRGVLLDKLRAGGGGAGAPGDAMEAFRYTMFCLLVLMCFGERLGEPAVRAIEDAERAWLLYISQQMSVFFFFPSITKHIFRGRLQAARALRRRQMELFVPLINARREYKRRVKEGQAPTSETTFQHSYVDTLLDITLPEEGHRPLTDDEIVTLCSEFLTAGTDTTSTGLQWIMAELVNNPAVQERLHAEIRATCGDDAEEVSEEAVHHMPYLKAVILEGLRKHPPGHFVLPHKAADDMDVGGYLIPKGATVNFMVAEMGRDGREWERPMEFLPERFLEGGDGAGVDMTGTKGIRMMPFGAGRRICAGLSIAMLHLEYFVANMVREFEWREAPGHEVELQEKREFTTVMKKPLRPRLVPRRS, from the coding sequence ATGGAGACCAGCTGGAGCTGgctgctcctcgccggcgccctcctgctctccctcctcgccctgcgccgccacgccaggaaccgccgcctcccgccgggcCCGCCGGCCGTGCCGCTGTTCGGCAACCTGCTGTGGCTGCGCCACTCCGCCGCCGACGTGGAGCCGCTCCTGCTCAAGCTCTTCCAGCAGTACGGCCCCGTGGTGACGCTCCGGATGGGCTCCCGCCTCGCCGTCTTCGTGGCCGACCGCCGCCTCGCGCACGCCGCGCTcgtgggcgccggcgccgtcacgATCGCCAACCGGCCCAAGCCCGCCACCAGCGCGCTCCTGGGCGTCGGCGGCAACATCATCACCAACGCCGACTACGGGCCGCTCTGGCGCCTCCTGCGCCGCAACCTCGTCGCCGAGACGCTGCACCCGTCGCGCGTCCGGCTGTTCGCGCCTGCGCGCGCCTGGGTGCGCGGCGTGCTCCTGGACAAGCTGCgcgcgggcgggggcggggccggcgcgcccggcgacgcCATGGAGGCGTTCCGCTACACCATGTTCTGCCTCCTCGTGCTCATGTGCTTCGGCGAGCGGCTCGGCGAGCCCGCGGTGCGCGCCATCGAGGACGCCGAGCGCGCTTGGCTGCTCTACATCTCCCAGCAGATGagcgtcttcttcttcttcccgtcCATCACCAAGCACATCTTCCGCGGGCGCCTCCAGGCCGCGCGCGCCCTGCGGCGGCGCCAGATGGAGCTCTTCGTGCCGCTGATCAACGCCCGGCGGGAGTACAAGCGGCGGGTCAAGGAAGGCCAGGCACCGACGAGCGAGACCACGTTCCAGCACTCGTACGTGGACACCCTGCTGGACATCACGCTCCCGGAGGAGGGCCACCGCCCGCTCACCGACGACGAGATCGTCACGCTCTGCTCCGAGTTCCTCACCGCCGGCACCGACACCACCTCGACAGGGCTGCAGTGGATCATGGCCGAGCTGGTCAACAACCCGGCCGTCCAGGAGCGCCTCCACGCCGAGATCAGGGCCACCTGCGGCGACGACGCCGAGGAGGTCTCGGAGGAGGCCGTCCATCACATGCCGTACCTCAAGGCGGTGATCCTCGAGGGCCTGCGCAAGCACCCGCCGGGCCACTTCGTGCTGCCGCACAAGGCCGCCGACGACATGGACGTCGGCGGGTACCTGATCCCCAAGGGCGCGACGGTGaacttcatggtggccgagatGGGCCGGGACGGGCGGGAGTGGGAGAGGCCGATGGAGTTCTTGCCGGAGCGGTTCCtggagggcggcgacggcgcgggcgtGGACATGACGGGGACCAAGGGGATCCGGATGATGCCGttcggcgcggggcggaggatCTGCGCCGGGCTGTCCATCGCCATGCTGCACCTCGAGTACTTCGTGGCCAACATGGTGAGGGAGTTCGAGTGGCGGGAGGCGCCCGGGCACGAGGTGGAGCTCCAGGAGAAGCGCGAGTTCACCACCGTCATGAAGAAGCCGCTGCGCCCGCGCCTTGTGCCCCGGAGGAGCTGA